One window from the genome of Candidatus Didemnitutus sp. encodes:
- a CDS encoding HAMP domain-containing histidine kinase, giving the protein MTPENTAPPFPANTPNRFRWRLQLTIMAVVSVVTVVVLWFAQRRMEQTAEQGLTREFQQTFEALRSVQETRRAELVERCRGLVERLRVPSERDFRERIYAYGVEVLGDVIERDETSGAKMEQRFHVEFVRFLEPDGRLIEPPAGAGVGELTPMEEGQLVLRDFSGVEPQFGYLLREQGDLDGPIYDVIALPVVNVRDGRVVAVLVLGFEPAKHSLSPKAPREDTISGVWTQGRVFLLGLPPFEEQNVADAVNRALSKQSVPVRPLPVTVAGMPRLLLMQCLNVGSIYPPAYEVGLYSLEKMRALQWQLRWQVLGAGGLVLLLAMGFSHLMAARFARPMEELVQLSAENRARRRHAEEALALTTEGLRRAARFSADASHQLKTPVAVLRSGLEELRVKERLSKNAAREVQALIAQTSRLSSLIDDLLLLSRMDAGRLEIQFGEINLVRLVEGVLDDHSVRPDPLGLLTKTDLPPHLLVRGDARYLTLVIENLLENAAKYNRLGGVIVVRAARRDGWIELTIGNTTRHPIPLADQARIFDRFSRGNMGENIPGYGLGLNLARELARLHQGDVELLRSDEEWTEFVVRLAAAD; this is encoded by the coding sequence ATGACGCCCGAAAACACCGCTCCTCCGTTTCCGGCGAATACGCCGAATCGTTTCCGCTGGCGCCTGCAGTTGACCATCATGGCGGTGGTCTCGGTCGTCACCGTGGTGGTGCTCTGGTTTGCGCAGCGGCGCATGGAGCAGACGGCAGAGCAGGGGCTCACGCGTGAGTTCCAGCAGACTTTCGAGGCGTTGCGCAGCGTCCAGGAAACGCGGCGGGCGGAGCTGGTGGAGCGCTGCCGCGGGCTCGTGGAACGCCTGCGCGTCCCGTCGGAACGGGATTTTCGCGAGCGGATTTACGCCTATGGCGTGGAGGTGCTGGGCGATGTGATCGAACGCGACGAGACGTCCGGCGCAAAAATGGAGCAGCGATTCCATGTCGAGTTCGTCCGCTTCCTCGAGCCGGACGGACGCCTGATCGAGCCTCCGGCGGGCGCCGGGGTCGGTGAACTCACGCCGATGGAAGAGGGGCAGTTGGTGTTGCGGGATTTTTCCGGTGTGGAGCCGCAGTTCGGCTACCTGCTCCGCGAACAGGGCGACCTGGATGGTCCGATTTACGACGTGATCGCGCTGCCGGTGGTGAATGTGCGCGACGGTCGCGTCGTCGCGGTGCTCGTGCTCGGCTTCGAGCCGGCGAAGCACTCGTTGTCGCCGAAGGCGCCGCGGGAAGACACGATTTCCGGGGTGTGGACGCAGGGCAGGGTGTTCCTGCTCGGGCTCCCGCCCTTCGAGGAGCAGAACGTCGCGGACGCGGTGAATCGCGCGCTGTCGAAGCAGAGCGTGCCGGTGCGACCCTTGCCGGTGACGGTCGCGGGCATGCCGCGTTTGCTGCTGATGCAGTGTCTGAACGTCGGCTCGATCTACCCGCCGGCTTACGAGGTGGGGCTCTACTCGCTCGAGAAAATGCGGGCGCTGCAGTGGCAGTTGCGCTGGCAAGTGCTCGGCGCTGGCGGGCTCGTGTTGTTGCTGGCGATGGGCTTCAGCCACCTGATGGCGGCCCGGTTCGCGCGGCCGATGGAAGAGCTCGTTCAGCTCTCCGCTGAAAATCGCGCGCGCCGCCGGCACGCGGAAGAAGCGCTGGCGCTGACGACGGAGGGCTTGCGCCGCGCCGCGCGTTTCTCGGCGGACGCATCGCATCAGCTGAAAACGCCCGTGGCAGTGCTCCGCTCGGGTCTGGAGGAGCTGCGGGTGAAGGAGCGTTTATCGAAGAACGCGGCGCGGGAGGTGCAGGCGTTGATCGCACAGACGTCGCGACTGTCGTCGTTGATCGACGACCTGTTGCTGCTCTCGCGGATGGATGCCGGGCGATTGGAAATCCAGTTCGGCGAGATCAATCTCGTGCGTCTCGTCGAAGGTGTGCTCGACGATCACAGCGTGCGCCCCGATCCGCTCGGTCTGCTGACGAAAACCGATTTGCCGCCGCACTTGCTGGTGCGCGGCGACGCACGCTACCTGACGCTCGTGATCGAGAACCTCCTCGAGAACGCCGCGAAATACAACCGCCTCGGCGGAGTGATTGTCGTGCGTGCGGCGCGGCGCGATGGCTGGATCGAGCTCACGATCGGCAACACCACGCGGCACCCGATTCCGCTCGCGGATCAGGCGCGGATTTTCGACCGCTTCAGTCGCGGAAACATGGGCGAGAACATCCCGGGCTATGGTCTCGGGCTGAATCTCGCGCGCGAACTCGCGCGCTTGCACCAGGGCGACGTCGAGCTGCTGCGCTCCGACGAGGAGTGGACGGAGTTCGTCGTGCGGCTCGCCGCAGCCGATTGA
- a CDS encoding DUF3570 domain-containing protein → MSHSQRPVFTPALLLAGVLFLLQPRNARAESTVTYKYEDYRESAGRVGVQAQYGLIEQSLGTDAKLKLTGVIDSIAGATPTGEAPATAGGDVPLTQMHERRKAWTLDYSHQFGRTNYAVGLANSRESDYVSNGASLNTLTDFNDKNTSLLLGLSLTDDTIRVFYQDDRVKKKGWDAVVGLNQLIDPKTSLSLNLSFGHVSGYQSDPYKIITKSTELLPGVFLPLTFPENRPDKRNKWIVYAGLNHAVDSLNGALDASYRLYHDSFGTTSHTLNAAWFQKLGPHFILIPSVRLYQQGQADFYHVTLTGTNIVPGDLPNPAGPFFSADYRLSKLRSVNLGLKLVWNPTEHVHVDLAFDRYDISGRDSLTSASAYPTANIVTGGVSFTW, encoded by the coding sequence ATGTCGCACTCACAACGCCCCGTCTTCACTCCTGCGCTGCTTCTCGCCGGTGTCCTCTTTCTCCTGCAGCCGCGCAATGCGCGCGCGGAGTCGACCGTCACCTACAAATACGAGGATTACCGCGAGTCGGCCGGCCGTGTCGGCGTCCAGGCGCAATACGGCCTCATCGAGCAATCGCTCGGCACCGACGCCAAGCTCAAGCTCACCGGCGTCATCGACTCCATCGCCGGCGCCACTCCCACCGGCGAGGCGCCCGCGACCGCCGGCGGCGACGTGCCGCTCACCCAGATGCATGAGCGGCGCAAGGCGTGGACGCTCGACTACTCCCATCAGTTCGGCCGCACCAACTACGCCGTCGGCCTCGCCAACTCCCGCGAGAGCGACTACGTCTCCAACGGCGCGTCGCTGAACACGCTCACCGACTTCAACGACAAGAACACGTCGCTCCTCCTCGGCCTCAGTCTCACCGACGACACCATCCGCGTCTTCTATCAGGACGACCGCGTGAAGAAAAAGGGGTGGGACGCCGTCGTCGGCCTCAACCAGCTCATCGATCCGAAGACGTCGCTCTCGCTCAACCTCAGCTTCGGTCACGTTTCCGGCTACCAGAGCGATCCCTACAAGATCATCACCAAGAGCACCGAGCTGCTCCCCGGCGTCTTCCTGCCGCTCACGTTCCCCGAAAACCGCCCGGACAAACGCAACAAGTGGATCGTCTACGCCGGCCTCAACCACGCGGTCGATTCCCTGAACGGCGCGCTCGACGCCAGCTATCGCCTCTACCACGACTCCTTCGGCACCACGAGCCACACGCTCAATGCCGCCTGGTTCCAGAAGCTCGGCCCGCACTTCATCCTCATCCCGAGCGTGCGCCTCTACCAGCAAGGTCAGGCGGATTTCTACCACGTCACTCTCACCGGCACCAACATCGTGCCGGGTGACCTTCCGAACCCCGCCGGCCCGTTCTTCTCGGCCGACTACCGCCTCTCCAAGCTCCGCAGCGTCAACCTCGGCCTGAAGCTCGTCTGGAATCCCACCGAGCATGTCCACGTCGACCTCGCCTTCGACCGTTACGACATCAGTGGTCGCGACAGCCTCACCTCCGCCAGCGCCTACCCGACCGCCAACATCGTCACCGGCGGTGTCAGCTTCACCTGGTGA
- a CDS encoding FAD:protein FMN transferase, whose product MSTSTSPSTVTTSVVATASPPPAPTRPPTSSPAVSASPGEPAPASPTVIATAPSSHRIPPPADVTDGGPLRSLVLRALGTHCEVRYAPPSDAVATVFERDVRAWVERFEARYSRFRAESIVSRINAAAGSWVEIDAETEQMLDICASLHALTGGILDVTAGSLLRLWNFRTPLPQVPVPATVAAVRASVGWPKVERDAGRVRLRAGMALDFGGWGKEWAVDLVAELARQAGVRDALIDFGHDIRVLGTPPGRPAWHIGLEDPQSPGQHRGSIALPAGRGVASSGDYIRQFTFAGRRYGHIVDPRDGYPVAHGLRQVTVIAENCFMAGVLSTTAFVLGPRAGLEFIQRFPGAEALLVTENDRAQTRGFWNYVVT is encoded by the coding sequence ATGTCCACGTCGACCTCGCCTTCGACCGTTACGACATCAGTGGTCGCGACAGCCTCACCTCCGCCAGCGCCTACCCGACCGCCAACATCGTCACCGGCGGTGTCAGCTTCACCTGGTGAACCCGCTCCCGCGTCGCCAACCGTGATCGCCACCGCGCCCAGTTCGCATCGCATCCCGCCCCCCGCCGACGTCACCGACGGCGGGCCGCTGCGCTCGCTCGTGCTCCGCGCGCTCGGCACGCATTGCGAGGTGCGCTATGCGCCGCCCTCGGACGCCGTGGCGACGGTTTTCGAGCGCGACGTGCGCGCGTGGGTCGAGCGCTTCGAGGCGCGCTACTCGCGTTTCCGCGCCGAGAGCATCGTCTCCCGTATCAACGCCGCCGCCGGCTCGTGGGTGGAGATCGACGCCGAGACCGAGCAGATGCTCGACATCTGCGCCTCGCTTCACGCGCTGACCGGCGGCATCCTCGATGTCACGGCCGGATCGCTGCTGCGCCTCTGGAATTTCCGCACCCCGCTGCCGCAGGTGCCCGTGCCCGCCACCGTGGCCGCCGTGCGCGCGAGCGTCGGCTGGCCCAAGGTCGAGCGCGACGCCGGCCGTGTGCGCCTGCGCGCCGGCATGGCGCTCGACTTCGGCGGCTGGGGCAAGGAGTGGGCCGTCGACCTGGTCGCCGAACTCGCGCGCCAAGCCGGCGTGCGCGATGCGTTGATCGACTTCGGTCACGATATCCGCGTCCTCGGCACGCCGCCCGGCCGGCCCGCGTGGCACATCGGGCTGGAGGATCCGCAGTCCCCCGGCCAGCACCGCGGCAGCATTGCGCTGCCCGCCGGCCGGGGCGTCGCCTCCTCGGGCGACTATATCCGCCAGTTCACCTTCGCCGGTCGCCGCTACGGTCACATCGTCGATCCGCGCGACGGCTACCCGGTCGCGCACGGACTTCGTCAAGTCACCGTGATCGCGGAGAACTGCTTCATGGCCGGCGTGCTCTCCACCACCGCCTTCGTGCTCGGTCCGCGGGCCGGGCTGGAGTTCATCCAACGCTTCCCCGGCGCCGAGGCGCTGCTCGTCACCGAAAACGACCGCGCGCAAACGCGCGGCTTCTGGAATTATGTCGTCACGTAA
- a CDS encoding TlpA family protein disulfide reductase, which translates to MSSRKLPALLAAGLLILGVLASSARAQLARGDAFPDLAAAQLEGALPVTQGRVVLVDFWASWCAPCKASFPALGQVHRDYDARGVTIVAVSEDDKAKDYAAFLKKYAPPFATVRDAAHKLAGAVKVPAMPTTLVLGRDGRVRAVFTGYHGEETEKSLRAALDAALAEPSANPSR; encoded by the coding sequence ATGTCGTCACGTAAACTCCCCGCCCTCCTCGCCGCCGGACTCCTCATCCTCGGCGTTCTCGCGTCCTCGGCGCGCGCCCAGCTTGCGCGTGGCGACGCTTTTCCCGATCTCGCCGCCGCGCAGCTCGAGGGCGCGCTGCCCGTCACGCAAGGTCGCGTCGTGCTCGTGGATTTCTGGGCCTCGTGGTGCGCGCCGTGCAAGGCATCGTTTCCCGCTCTCGGCCAGGTCCACCGCGACTACGATGCGCGCGGCGTCACCATCGTCGCCGTCAGCGAGGACGACAAGGCGAAGGACTACGCCGCATTCCTGAAGAAATACGCGCCGCCCTTCGCGACTGTGCGCGACGCCGCCCACAAGCTCGCCGGCGCCGTGAAGGTGCCCGCCATGCCCACGACGCTCGTCCTCGGCCGCGACGGTCGCGTGCGCGCCGTTTTCACCGGTTACCACGGCGAGGAAACCGAGAAATCGCTTCGCGCCGCGTTGGATGCCGCGCTCGCCGAACCCTCCGCTAATCCCTCCCGATGA
- a CDS encoding DUF4266 domain-containing protein, with the protein MKSRLLRLALAATAAAAAMLGSGCSTPHVQPWERATLADYTMRPDRDPLQTAMTEHIYFSREASSGGRGVGGSGCGCN; encoded by the coding sequence ATGAAATCCCGACTTCTCCGTCTCGCGCTCGCCGCGACCGCCGCCGCTGCCGCCATGCTGGGCAGCGGTTGCTCCACTCCGCACGTGCAACCCTGGGAGCGTGCGACGCTGGCCGACTATACCATGCGTCCTGATCGCGATCCGCTTCAGACCGCCATGACCGAGCACATCTATTTCTCCCGCGAAGCCTCCTCGGGCGGGCGCGGTGTCGGCGGCAGCGGTTGCGGTTGCAACTGA
- a CDS encoding immunoglobulin domain-containing protein has product MSSLALAWFVRFRRVQLPMLTLIAFLQRTPVLRLLLGAPSAWLSGSAGQVLRSTVLVGVAAGAVDTLAGATTFTASPASPASATAGTPFNAAFAVTGAPSAVKSYTISNLPPGLTVTGATASGSNLLLNASTGTISGTPTTAGNYSATITAWEKTGGTGNSKGYSYTIAVTGSAATAPSITTQPSGQTVTAGASASFSVTASGTAPLSYQWRKDGTDIGGATASTYAISTTAMTDAGTYTVVVSNSAGSVTSSGATLTVNAAAIAPSITTQPVAQTVNTGASVSFSVTASGTAPLSYQWRKDGANIASATSATYTIGSAATTDAGTYSVVVSNSVGSATSNGAALTVNVTNTATAPSITTQPAAQTVNTGVSVSFSVTASGTAPLSYQWRKDGANIGSATSATYTIGSAATTDAAAYTVVVTNSAGSVTSNPATLTVNVATTAIFPHLAALAIDGSGRLYAVDSTNATVSRIAADGSVYLVAGSSGSTGTADGTGSAARFNQPGGLAATNAGVLYVADTANALIRRISAEGVVTTLAGNSSQRGNANGTGAAATFSAPVGLALDSGGNLYVADSTNHTVRKVTSSGAVTTYAGQAGLSGSANGSAARFNNPTAVAIDSAGNVFVADTNNNTIRKIAPSGDVSTFAGVAGVAGSSDGTGSASLFNQPRGLAFDNAGNLYVADTGNSTLRKIAPSGAVTTVAGLSAVSAVKDDDDDNDDPGTHPVSTALFDHPLAVAVESAGSIYLGDTGASAVRKVDAQGHVTTLTLTQVQTPPSSGGTGNTNTGSGNTGTGGTGSTSAVGGGGGGAPSPWWSLAVLAALAARRRRLGLPHR; this is encoded by the coding sequence ATGTCTTCACTCGCCCTTGCCTGGTTCGTTCGCTTCCGCCGCGTGCAGCTGCCGATGCTGACGCTCATCGCGTTTCTCCAACGCACCCCGGTCCTGCGTCTGCTGCTCGGTGCCCCATCGGCTTGGCTCAGCGGCTCGGCTGGCCAGGTGCTGCGCTCCACCGTCCTCGTTGGCGTGGCCGCCGGTGCGGTCGACACGCTGGCGGGCGCCACGACGTTCACCGCCAGTCCGGCGAGCCCGGCCTCGGCCACCGCTGGCACGCCATTCAACGCGGCCTTTGCTGTCACGGGCGCACCCTCCGCCGTCAAATCCTACACGATTTCCAATCTGCCTCCGGGCCTGACCGTCACCGGCGCCACTGCCAGCGGCAGCAACCTCCTCCTCAACGCCAGCACCGGCACCATCTCCGGCACGCCGACCACGGCGGGCAATTACAGCGCGACCATCACCGCGTGGGAGAAAACCGGCGGCACCGGCAACAGCAAGGGCTACAGCTACACCATCGCGGTCACCGGCTCCGCCGCCACCGCGCCGTCGATCACGACGCAACCGAGCGGACAAACCGTGACCGCCGGCGCCTCGGCATCGTTCAGCGTCACCGCGAGTGGCACGGCGCCCTTGAGCTACCAATGGCGCAAGGACGGGACCGATATCGGCGGCGCAACCGCATCCACCTACGCGATCTCCACGACCGCGATGACAGACGCGGGCACCTATACCGTGGTGGTGAGCAACTCCGCCGGCAGCGTTACTTCCAGCGGAGCCACGCTCACCGTGAACGCCGCCGCCATCGCGCCGAGCATCACGACACAGCCCGTCGCGCAGACGGTGAACACGGGCGCGTCCGTCTCATTCTCCGTGACCGCGAGCGGCACAGCGCCCTTGAGCTACCAATGGCGCAAAGACGGCGCCAACATCGCCAGCGCGACTTCGGCGACCTACACGATCGGCTCCGCCGCGACGACGGATGCCGGCACCTACAGCGTGGTGGTGAGCAACTCCGTCGGCAGTGCGACCTCGAATGGCGCCGCGCTGACGGTGAACGTCACCAACACCGCCACCGCACCGAGCATCACGACGCAGCCCGCCGCGCAGACGGTGAACACGGGCGTGTCCGTCTCATTCTCCGTGACCGCGAGCGGCACGGCACCGCTGAGTTACCAATGGCGCAAAGACGGCGCCAACATCGGCAGCGCGACTTCGGCGACCTACACGATCGGCTCCGCCGCGACGACGGACGCCGCCGCTTACACGGTGGTGGTCACGAATTCGGCCGGCAGCGTCACCTCGAACCCCGCCACACTCACCGTGAATGTCGCCACCACCGCGATCTTCCCGCACCTTGCGGCGCTCGCCATCGATGGCTCCGGTCGTCTCTACGCCGTCGATTCGACCAACGCCACGGTTAGCCGCATCGCCGCCGACGGCTCGGTCTATCTCGTCGCCGGCTCCAGCGGAAGCACAGGCACCGCCGATGGCACCGGCTCGGCCGCGCGCTTCAACCAGCCAGGCGGACTCGCCGCCACCAACGCTGGCGTGCTCTACGTCGCCGATACCGCCAACGCCCTCATTCGCCGCATCAGTGCTGAGGGCGTAGTGACCACCTTGGCCGGCAATTCCTCCCAGCGTGGTAACGCCAACGGCACCGGCGCCGCCGCGACCTTCTCCGCGCCCGTCGGTCTCGCGCTCGACTCCGGCGGCAATCTCTACGTTGCCGACTCCACCAACCACACCGTCCGCAAGGTCACCTCCTCTGGTGCGGTCACCACCTACGCCGGTCAAGCCGGCCTCAGCGGCTCGGCCAACGGCTCGGCCGCGCGCTTCAACAACCCCACCGCCGTAGCGATCGACAGTGCGGGCAACGTTTTCGTCGCCGACACGAACAATAACACCATCCGCAAGATCGCCCCGTCCGGCGATGTTTCCACCTTCGCGGGCGTCGCCGGCGTGGCGGGTTCCAGCGATGGCACCGGCAGCGCCTCGCTCTTCAACCAACCTCGCGGCCTCGCCTTCGACAACGCCGGCAACCTCTACGTTGCCGACACCGGCAACTCCACCCTTCGCAAAATCGCGCCCTCCGGTGCGGTTACCACCGTGGCTGGACTCTCGGCGGTTTCCGCGGTCAAAGACGACGACGATGACAACGACGACCCCGGCACCCACCCCGTCAGCACGGCGCTGTTCGATCATCCCTTGGCGGTGGCCGTCGAGTCTGCCGGCAGCATCTACCTCGGTGACACCGGTGCGTCCGCCGTCCGCAAGGTCGATGCGCAGGGCCATGTCACCACGCTCACGCTCACCCAAGTGCAGACGCCACCTTCGAGCGGCGGCACCGGCAACACCAACACCGGATCGGGCAACACCGGCACCGGTGGCACTGGCTCCACATCCGCGGTTGGTGGCGGTGGTGGTGGCGCGCCTTCGCCTTGGTGGTCGTTGGCCGTGCTTGCCGCGCTCGCGGCGCGCCGTCGTCGCCTCGGTCTCCCGCACCGCTGA
- a CDS encoding helix-turn-helix transcriptional regulator has translation MRSDTYTLSRSREHLGVVPGLRLWPQLGETCPAVALTPAEQRVLHFVQLGLSNKEIASALGRAEHTIKNQVAACLRKFGVPSRARLMALLR, from the coding sequence ATGCGCTCCGATACCTACACCTTGTCGCGCAGCCGGGAGCATCTCGGCGTCGTTCCTGGACTGCGCCTCTGGCCGCAGCTGGGCGAGACCTGCCCGGCGGTCGCGCTCACTCCCGCGGAACAGCGCGTGCTGCACTTCGTGCAGCTCGGATTGAGCAACAAGGAGATCGCCAGCGCCCTCGGTCGCGCGGAGCATACGATCAAAAATCAGGTCGCCGCCTGTCTGCGTAAATTCGGGGTTCCGTCGCGCGCCCGCCTGATGGCGCTGTTGCGCTGA
- a CDS encoding tetratricopeptide repeat protein: MPAILSRLIDRPWLAGTLLVLLAATAYLNSFRGQFLFDDHASLVDNPALQHFSTALLPPADGGLTLSGRPLLALSFALNRALGGIEPWSYHLLNLAIHLANGLLFAAIVRRTLRQPALAPRWAGDASLVAFVAAALWLLHPLQTESVTYIVQRAESLVALCYLATWYFLIRAHEQPARRHWPVAAFIACLAGMAAKEVMATAPLVLALYDRLFLAGSWRAVWIQRGRLHVALAGTWLLLGAFVLSTAGRGGTAGFGTAVSVRDYALTQFPAIAHYLRLFVWPRPLVLDYGTPLVTDGVRVLPAAALVLGMLAASAWAVRRGQAWGFAVVFFFVVLAPSSSVVPIATQTMAEHRTYLPLAGLCVLVAAIGVAGLRTRVWFVFAPLALVLGGTTWLRNALYASRTAMYEQIVAHCPANARAMALLGDYYLREDNVDAAQRWLERSVALEPVPEALNNLGNVRQARGDFAAAQALFARALAARPRDATTLSNLGNALLAQGHADEAIARFEAALQARPDFAGALYNLANTLAQTGRLTEAVAHYERLLALTPADAEARANFSAVLAALDRPDAALAQIREAVRLRPDHAGLRNACGVTLVRTGRVTEALAEFEAAVRLAPENADYARNVALARDQLRSR; encoded by the coding sequence TTGCCCGCGATCCTGTCGCGACTGATCGACCGCCCGTGGCTTGCGGGCACGTTGCTCGTGCTCCTCGCGGCGACCGCGTATCTCAACAGTTTTCGCGGTCAGTTCCTCTTCGACGACCACGCATCGCTCGTCGACAACCCCGCGTTGCAGCATTTCTCGACCGCGTTGCTGCCGCCAGCCGACGGCGGCCTCACCCTCAGCGGACGGCCGCTGCTCGCGTTGAGTTTCGCGCTCAACCGCGCCCTCGGTGGCATCGAGCCGTGGAGTTATCACCTCCTCAACCTCGCCATCCATCTCGCCAACGGCCTGTTGTTCGCCGCCATCGTGCGCCGCACGCTCCGGCAGCCTGCGCTCGCGCCGCGTTGGGCGGGCGATGCATCGCTCGTGGCGTTCGTTGCGGCGGCGCTGTGGCTGCTGCATCCCCTGCAAACCGAGTCGGTCACCTACATCGTCCAGCGTGCGGAGTCGCTGGTCGCCTTGTGCTACCTCGCGACGTGGTATTTTCTCATCCGCGCCCACGAGCAACCCGCGCGCCGCCACTGGCCGGTCGCGGCGTTCATCGCGTGCTTGGCCGGCATGGCCGCGAAGGAGGTGATGGCCACCGCGCCGCTCGTGCTCGCGCTCTATGACCGCCTGTTTCTCGCCGGTTCGTGGCGCGCCGTCTGGATACAGCGCGGCCGATTGCACGTCGCTTTGGCGGGCACGTGGCTCTTGCTTGGCGCGTTCGTGCTCTCGACGGCGGGCCGCGGCGGCACGGCGGGCTTCGGCACTGCGGTTTCGGTGCGCGACTACGCGCTCACGCAATTCCCCGCGATCGCGCACTATCTGCGCCTGTTCGTCTGGCCGCGCCCGCTGGTGCTGGATTATGGCACGCCACTCGTGACCGATGGGGTGCGCGTGCTGCCCGCAGCAGCGCTGGTGCTCGGGATGCTCGCTGCTTCCGCGTGGGCCGTCCGCCGTGGACAGGCCTGGGGTTTCGCGGTCGTATTTTTCTTCGTCGTTCTCGCGCCCAGCTCCAGCGTCGTGCCGATCGCGACGCAGACCATGGCGGAGCACCGCACCTATCTCCCCCTTGCCGGACTGTGTGTGCTGGTCGCGGCAATCGGCGTGGCTGGCCTGCGGACGCGCGTGTGGTTCGTGTTCGCGCCGTTGGCCCTCGTGTTGGGCGGGACGACGTGGCTGCGCAACGCTCTCTACGCCTCCCGCACCGCCATGTATGAGCAGATTGTCGCACATTGCCCCGCCAATGCCCGTGCCATGGCCTTGCTCGGCGATTACTACCTGCGCGAGGACAACGTCGATGCGGCGCAACGCTGGCTGGAGCGCTCGGTCGCGCTCGAGCCGGTTCCCGAAGCCTTGAACAATCTCGGCAACGTCCGGCAGGCGCGTGGCGATTTCGCGGCGGCGCAGGCGTTGTTCGCGCGCGCGCTCGCCGCGCGTCCGCGCGACGCGACCACGCTCTCGAACCTCGGCAACGCGCTTCTCGCGCAGGGTCATGCCGACGAAGCCATCGCACGTTTCGAGGCGGCGCTGCAGGCAAGGCCCGATTTTGCCGGTGCACTCTATAATCTCGCCAACACGCTCGCGCAGACCGGGCGCCTCACCGAGGCGGTCGCGCACTACGAGCGTTTGCTCGCGCTCACGCCGGCCGACGCCGAGGCCCGCGCCAATTTCAGTGCCGTGCTCGCGGCGCTCGATCGTCCCGACGCCGCGCTCGCACAAATCCGCGAGGCCGTTCGGCTCCGCCCCGACCATGCCGGCTTGCGCAATGCCTGCGGGGTGACGCTCGTTCGCACCGGCCGAGTGACCGAAGCGCTGGCGGAGTTCGAGGCGGCGGTGCGGCTCGCGCCGGAAAACGCCGACTACGCGCGCAACGTCGCGCTAGCCCGGGATCAACTTCGGTCACGTTAA
- a CDS encoding sigma-70 family RNA polymerase sigma factor has product MSDFTHVLRAAQEQDPQGAAQLLPLMYEELRHAAALKLAKQPAGQTLQPTALVHEAFLKLLADPTRTWENRRHFFASASETMRHILVDRARRKAAVRHGGKLVRVDLDAIQVAADATEESVLALNDALERFAALDPDAAELVRLRFFGGFTFTQAAELLGISERTAKRTWAYARAWLFERIRAVETPAS; this is encoded by the coding sequence ATGTCTGACTTCACCCACGTGCTGCGCGCCGCGCAGGAGCAGGACCCGCAAGGCGCGGCGCAGCTCCTGCCGTTGATGTATGAGGAGCTCCGCCACGCTGCCGCCCTGAAGCTCGCCAAGCAACCCGCCGGCCAGACCTTGCAACCCACCGCGCTCGTGCACGAAGCCTTCCTCAAGCTCCTCGCCGATCCGACCCGCACCTGGGAAAACCGCCGGCACTTCTTCGCCTCCGCGTCCGAAACCATGCGGCACATCCTCGTCGACCGCGCGCGCCGCAAGGCGGCCGTCCGCCACGGCGGCAAGCTCGTGCGCGTCGATCTCGACGCCATCCAAGTCGCCGCCGACGCCACCGAAGAAAGCGTCCTCGCGCTCAACGACGCCCTCGAGCGCTTCGCCGCGCTCGACCCCGACGCCGCCGAGCTTGTGCGCCTGCGCTTCTTCGGCGGATTCACCTTCACGCAAGCCGCCGAACTGCTCGGCATCTCCGAACGCACCGCCAAGCGCACGTGGGCCTACGCCCGCGCCTGGCTGTTCGAGCGGATCCGGGCGGTCGAAACGCCCGCGTCCTGA